A single genomic interval of Geotrypetes seraphini chromosome 1, aGeoSer1.1, whole genome shotgun sequence harbors:
- the SPR gene encoding sepiapterin reductase, with protein sequence MEAAEGLGRALCVLSGASRGLGRSLALQLCPQLGAGSVLLLLARNEQALVELEAELKGRCPEVLVRCVAQADLATEAGLQRALSAVRELAGAGEVQQLIVVNNAGSLGNVSKFFVDFSDPVEVNNYFALNITSALCLTSTVLQKFPKHSGLRRTVVNISSLCALQPFKSWTLYCTGKAARDMMFQVLAVEEPDVRVISYAPGPLNTDMQELARTESGDLELCQMLIDLKNKGGLIDCDVSSQKLVKLLLEDKFESGAHIDFYDIV encoded by the exons ATGGAGGCTGCGGAGGGTCTGGGGCGCGCGCTGTGCGTGCTGAGTGGCGCCTCGCGGGGGCTCGGTCGGAGCCTCGCGCTGCAGCTGTGCCCGCAGCTGGGCGCCGGCTCCGTCCTACTGCTATTGGCTCGCAACGAGCAGGCACTGGTCGAGCTGGAGGCCGAACTAAAAGGGCGCTGCCCTGAGGTGCTCGTCCGCTGCGTGGCCCAGGCCGATCTAGCCACCGAGGCTGGGTTGCAGCGAGCACTGAGCGCTGTGCGCGAGCTGGCCGGAGCCGGGGAAGTGCAGCAGCTGATCGTCGTCAACAACGCAG GTTCACTTGGGAACGTTTCAAAATTCTTTGTTGATTTTTCTGACCCTGTTGAAGTCAACAACTACTTTGCCTTGAATATTACATCAGCACTCTGCCTAACCTCTACTGTTTTACAGAAGTTTCCCAAGCACTCAGGCCTGCGCAGGACTGTGGTTAATATTTCTTCCCTGTGTGCACTGCAGCCTTTCAAGTCCTGGACATTGTACTGCACTGGAAAGGCAGCACGTGACATGATGTTCCAGGTTTTAGCAGTGGAGGAGCCTGATGTGAGAGTTATCAGCTATGCCCCAG GTCCTTTGAATACTGATATGCAAGAGTTGGCTCGCACAGAAAGTGGAGACCTTGAGCTGTGTCAGATGCTTATCGACCTGAAGAATAAAGGGGGACTCATAGACTGTGATGTGTCCTCGCAGAAACTAGTGAAACTGCTCCTGGAAGATAAATTTGAGTCTGGCGCTCATATAGACTTTTATGACATAGTCTAA